TTGCCTCAGTCGCGCTGACGATGCGCCGGGCATCCTCAAGGAATTGTTCACCTTCCATGGTTGGTCGCGTGCCGCCGTTGGTGCGCTCGAACAGCTTGCTACCCACAGCATGCTCGAGATTTCGAAGACTGCGACTGAGCGTTGGCTGCTTGATTCGGAGCGCCTGCGCCGCTTGGCGCAGGCTTCGATACTGGGAGACGGTGATAGCCCAGCGTAGATCGCGAAATTCAACCCTGCACGGTCGAAGCGCAACCCCCTCTAACTCGCGCGGTTCGGTCAATGCAACAATTCCAAATCGCGGTTGGGACCAATCGCAAATTCAACTTCGCAGTGGAATGTCCTTCCGAATGAATCGGAAGCGATGTTTCAAACGAAATGGGTAGAACCGGGAATATCCATTTTCGTGGCCCCATCCTGCGCGAGACTGCCTCAGGCCAGTCGCCTGCCGAACCGCTGTCCAGCGATAACGCGCGACTAAAGGCGAGGGGGTGAGTCTCTGATAGTTTACGAGCTAAAGCGAAAAAAGGTCTTGAAACATCGGGACTCTTTCGTTCTTCCAACTTCAAAATGTAAAGCTGGTGGGTCTCTGCCTTTGTCCCGATCGGCAGCTCCTTTTTAGAGGGGCCAACCTTTCGGTGTTACTCAATCTTACCCAAGTCTCAGAGTGAAAGGGACGTTAGGACGAAACAATGAGGGCTAGCCTTCCCCCTGCTGTCTGGAAGAGTAGGGGCCCGCGGATTTCCGGGGGCCAAAGTGCCCAAGCGCCGGGAGTTCTTTACGTCTTTCATCGAACGACCGGAACACGTCATCAAACCATGCGATGTATGTTGTTTGTGCGATGCGAGAACCGGCTGCCTGATGACGATGTAACTATCAGAACGGATGCTTTGGGACATCACGTTGGACGACGCACGTTGATCCAAGTTCAGGAGACGAACGGTGTCGTCCACCGCAGCGCGCCCAGTATGCGCTGACCTCGCCAACCATATGAAGCCGAACAATCCACTCAGTCCGATACCCCCTTTGCTGCCGTTCGACGGCTAAACATAGTCATATCGGACGAGATCGGTCTTCTAAGTCCCGTACGCGCTCGCTTGCGACTTTTAGGCACGGACTTGGGAGATCGCATCTTTGGGCGGCCGAACAAAAAACTCGGACAAATGGACGTCCAGCGTTTCGGCGATGCGGTCGAGAAGATCAATTGTCGGGTTCTTCGATTGCCTCTCAAGACCACTCAAGTAGGAGCGATCGATCCCGGCCTCGCGAGCCAATTTCTCTTGCGAGATACCTTTAGCTACGCGAATCCGGCGCACATTCCAGGCCACAATCGCACGAGTTTTCATGCGCCAACTCATGCCATGGGGCCAGGCCGTCAAAACACTGGCTATAACCCCACTCTAGTTCTTCCTCGAGCTGACCTGGCCTCAAATGCGGCCGCGCCCGGGATTGATGCACGTGCCCGAACCGAGGGCGAGGCGGAGCTGCGCGACCATTCGTACCTGCGCCGGGACCACGATGACCGGGTCTCGGCGGCCGTATTCTCGACGCCTGGCGCAGGCTCGGCGAACCCGCCTCCAGCGAGGTGGGGCAGTGCCCTGGCGCCCGCACTCGGCCATCCCCTCAACTCGCTGACGAACCAGATCGTCGGGCTTGCCAGCCCGACATACGCAGCAGCAGCACGTCATGCCGCTGCTCGCCGCGGCAGAGATCATAGCAGCGAGCAGGCGCGTCGCGCGAAACGCTTGCTCGCGTTGTCGCCCCCTCGTGAAGGTCCTTGGACAAGTGCACCATCTTCGCGGCCTTAGCTGGGCTCAGCAGATCGCCGATTGGATGCACGCGTGGAAGGGCAATCCGGATCAACATGAAGCGGGACGCGTCATGTAGACGCGCCTTCGCCTAGCGTCATCCGTGCGGGAGTTCAATACCGCTGGTTGTGCGACCAAAGCCGGGCGCGCCACATCGTACGCAACCTTGTTCCGGATTCGCCCTGCTCGTCGCTCAAGTTCTGATAAAAAAACTTGCTCAAGAGTGGATTCTACATCCGCGCGCGCGCCCTTGATCACCTCTCTGACCTCGAGGGCGGTGTTGGCGATCGTCCATCCTTGCAGCCGGAGGTCTCTCGCACCCTCCTCATCGCTCGCGGCGAGAGCTTCCTCGCTCAGTGCTCCGAGCAGGCGGGCCAGATCGAGACTTGGGTGCCAGCGTGTCATCACTTGCTCCAGTTTCGTTGATCGCGCAGCAGAGCGCGTCGCATCCGCCGTCGCGTCGGGTCGCAGTCGAGCTGGGACATGCCATGGACCTTGCAGATCTCGCTGGCCGCGAGGCCGTCGCATCGCCCGCGAAGCTGGTCGTTCCGGTGCTTGAGGGCCGGCATTGCTTCCCCTCACAGGTTTTGAATGGGCTAAACCCCTGGCCTTATCAATGGCATTACAGACCTGTCGCAAGGCGCGCTCCGCGTCCGCCCAGTAGGGAGCGTGCCCCATAATATCTTCGCCGTTGCCATGCCGGACATGAATGCCGATCACGCTGTACTCCGTAACATCTGGTTCGCCACTCTGATGTGGTTTTCTCTGCTTTCCTCAGTGGTGAGCAAATAAAGGACCTGCGCGAGCGTCCCGACCGCGATGATAGAGGCGTCACGACTGTCCTCGCCCGCCGGCTCGAGAATTTTCTCCGCCAGATCGTACGTAGCCCGCACTTGTGCAACTGTTACTGCGGCAATCTCATCATCTCTTCGCTCATGCGATCGCTGACTCGCTTTCCGATCATAGCGGTGCGCGTTCGCGCACGCTCATCGACCCCCGTCACTGTAAGCTTGGCCAGCCATGCTTCGCGAGAAGCCTGTAGCCAAACTCGCTCATCCATCGCGCCCGGGCGAGATGGCTCTGATATGCTTGCCACGCGCGTGCCGGCTCTTGCTCGGCATCGATGTGCAGTAGGATCTGTGTCACTTCGCGCCAGTCCATCCCATAGGCATCGGCATCCAGCAGAACCAGATAGATGGCCGCATGTCGCTGGTCGTAAGGCGTGAGAGAAACGGGATCTGTCGGTGCGATATCCGCGACATCTGTATCGAGGAGCATTTTGCGAAACTCGGCGATCGGTGTTTGCCCTCCTATTCTTGCCGGAAAAGTTTGTCAGGGATAGTGTCAATTAATACATCAAGTGGTGCTCCGATTCGCATAACTTCGACATGCGGAGAGAAAAATACTCTTACGCAGCGCCGACGACCAAAGAAATGGTGTCTTCGTGCAGCCAGGCTGACGGAGAGCATAGTTTGCTCGCTCACCGTAGCTGCTCCGAATGCAGCCCATACTTCCCGCTGGCGAATGGCTTACGCCTTAGTCGAGCGCCGCTTCGAGCTGCGCGATCGATTGGAGCAACGCAGAAATCCGGCGCATGATGCATGAAACACGATGTTATCCGCTGCGCCGGCGCGTGCAGAATTGGCTGCCACACGGCTACGATCGGCGCCATCCAGGGCGGGTTGAGCGATGGCTTTGTAAAAGACACGCTTCAGATCGAGATTGCGCCTAGAATCATCAAGGCGGTCGACAACCTAAGCAAACATGTCCACGGGCGGGAAGATACGATTATTGAAGGGCATGACGAACAGGATGCGGCGGCGTCCGGTGCGATTGATGTTCTGGGAAACTTCCTCGATACGTATCACGAGTGCCGCTCGACGATCCTTAACGCGATCCAACAGGAACTTGACGATGCCGCCGTAGATGCGCTCCTCAGCGACACGATTCAGGAGGTCGATGCGCTTGCCACGCATCATTCGGTTGAAGAAGTCTATGTCGGGATACATCGGTGCGCTCTATTGGCGCGCACTGCATAACTTATCGCGCCACGGGAACTGTTGCTATTGGCCTTCAATGGGGATCAAATTCGGACCTGCGTAGTGCTGACGGGGCCGAAGCCGATTTGTCGTTTCCATTCCATTGCGAGATTCAAGTCTCGCTGGACGATCCTCTCAATATGGCATTCAGCGACACCAACTATTCCGTCGATGTGAGCTCATGCCGCGGTGGCATGGAGCCGGATCAAGACGACATTTAGGCAGGGCTAGGCCGCTATCCATTCTTCCTTCACGCCTCTGGGAACGATTTTTGATGTGTCACTTGGGCATCGCCATGTGATTTTCAAGTTGTGCACCCGGCCGCGGTCCGTCATCGAAGGTGAGGACGACTTCATGGTCCGCCAGAGGAAGCGTCTCTGGAAAGCTCTTCAGCCCCACGCGCGGGAAGAGCGTGGCATCGACAGCGAGCACCCGCGTCGCGCCGAGCGCATCCCGCCGATTGCAGCTAGAGGCGTCTGTCACGGCAGTACCGGCGAGCAACGCCAGCCCAGCGCAGCCGATGCGAAAAGCTATTTTATGCAGGCGCAACTCTGTCATTGCGCTTTGTGCGACCTCGATCGGTTGGTGAGCCCCGTGGTGCTCAGCAGACTATCCGATCGGCATCGCGGGATTTCGGCGCATCGAGACTATGTCGTGCGCAAAAAGGT
The DNA window shown above is from Bradyrhizobium sp. CB1650 and carries:
- a CDS encoding DUF2285 domain-containing protein, whose product is MLLDTDVADIAPTDPVSLTPYDQRHAAIYLVLLDADAYGMDWREVTQILLHIDAEQEPARAWQAYQSHLARARWMSEFGYRLLAKHGWPSLQ